A genomic stretch from Anaerolinea thermophila UNI-1 includes:
- a CDS encoding FAD-dependent oxidoreductase, whose product MNTYRIDKHPILPIPERKTITVFWEGNPLPAHEGETISAALIANGIHVFGYHPRDHSPQGIFCANGQCAQCMVLANERPVKACMTLVQPNMQIKPLNGLPALPVETKPPVTREIPRLHIPVLIIGGGPAGLSAGIELGKQGVETLLIDDKHRLGGKLVLQTHRFFGSTQAVYAGTRGIDIATRLENELSQYPTVKVWLESTALAVFSDYYVGIWKNGTQYVLVRPDILLVATGAREKFLAFPGNTLPGVYGAGAFQTLVNRDLVRPAERLFIVGGGNVGLIAGYHALQAGITVVGLAEAMPEVGGYKVHRDKLARMGVPIYTSHTILSANGNQKVESVTIAQVNEKFQPIPGTEKTFPCDSILIAVGLDPVNEFYIKAKEFGMKAFVAGDAEEIAEASAAIYSGKIAGLSILKEITQSIEPIPEAWFQAAEILKSRPGKNVSEAIPDIPDGVMPIIHCTQEIPCNPCSTLCTKGLIFIPQEDIRSVPVFMGDSHSCSFCLRCVSGCPGLAITVVDYRADPQHPRIAIPYEFNRELLKKGDKVILMSTEGEELGTSNVQNIVSLKDNDRTLVVLVQAPREIAPKVAGIRIQPQEICKVETNYTHTVADETIVCRCERVSAGEIRALIREGYRDINEIKATTRAGMGACGSKTCSPLILRIFREEGIPLNEITLSSKRPLFVEVPLGLFAGTHREETQEESHE is encoded by the coding sequence ATGAATACCTATCGAATTGATAAGCATCCTATTCTTCCAATTCCGGAACGTAAAACTATCACAGTTTTCTGGGAAGGGAATCCACTTCCTGCCCATGAAGGAGAAACCATCTCCGCCGCGCTGATTGCAAACGGCATTCATGTATTTGGCTACCATCCCCGCGACCACTCTCCGCAGGGGATTTTTTGTGCTAATGGGCAATGCGCCCAATGCATGGTACTGGCAAACGAGCGTCCGGTAAAAGCCTGCATGACTCTGGTACAGCCTAACATGCAAATCAAACCTCTGAATGGGCTACCCGCTCTCCCCGTAGAAACAAAACCACCCGTAACAAGAGAGATTCCCCGTCTTCACATTCCCGTCCTGATCATTGGGGGAGGTCCAGCAGGGTTGTCGGCGGGAATTGAACTGGGAAAACAGGGGGTTGAAACCCTTTTGATTGATGACAAACACCGTTTAGGTGGGAAACTGGTTCTGCAAACTCACCGCTTCTTTGGTTCTACCCAAGCGGTCTACGCCGGTACTCGGGGAATAGACATTGCAACACGGTTGGAAAATGAATTGTCTCAATACCCAACGGTGAAGGTCTGGCTAGAGAGTACCGCACTAGCCGTTTTCAGCGATTATTACGTAGGGATTTGGAAAAATGGCACACAATACGTCCTGGTACGCCCGGATATCTTGCTGGTAGCCACTGGCGCGCGCGAAAAATTCCTGGCTTTTCCGGGAAACACCCTGCCTGGTGTTTATGGGGCAGGTGCATTTCAAACCCTGGTTAATCGAGACCTTGTCCGCCCAGCCGAAAGACTGTTTATTGTTGGAGGAGGAAATGTAGGCTTAATTGCCGGCTATCATGCTCTTCAAGCGGGGATTACTGTCGTTGGGCTGGCAGAAGCCATGCCTGAAGTAGGTGGGTACAAAGTTCACCGAGATAAATTGGCACGAATGGGAGTGCCGATTTACACCTCACACACTATCCTTAGCGCCAATGGCAACCAGAAAGTTGAATCTGTCACCATCGCTCAGGTCAATGAGAAATTTCAACCCATTCCCGGCACAGAAAAAACTTTCCCATGCGATAGCATTCTCATTGCGGTTGGACTAGACCCGGTCAACGAGTTTTACATCAAAGCCAAAGAGTTTGGAATGAAAGCCTTCGTTGCAGGAGATGCCGAAGAAATTGCCGAAGCCTCAGCAGCGATTTACTCCGGAAAGATCGCCGGGCTCTCCATTTTGAAGGAAATCACCCAATCTATTGAGCCAATCCCGGAGGCATGGTTTCAAGCCGCAGAGATCCTGAAGTCTCGGCCCGGCAAGAATGTTTCTGAAGCAATACCAGATATTCCAGATGGTGTAATGCCCATTATTCACTGCACTCAAGAGATTCCCTGCAATCCATGTTCCACCCTCTGTACCAAAGGACTGATTTTTATTCCTCAAGAGGACATCCGCAGTGTACCGGTGTTCATGGGTGACTCTCACAGTTGCAGTTTTTGCTTGCGCTGTGTCTCAGGTTGTCCAGGTCTGGCAATCACTGTAGTGGATTACCGTGCGGACCCACAACACCCCCGAATTGCGATTCCTTACGAGTTCAATCGGGAATTACTAAAGAAAGGTGACAAGGTTATCCTGATGAGCACAGAGGGTGAGGAATTGGGTACTTCAAATGTGCAAAACATCGTTTCTCTCAAGGATAACGACCGAACCCTGGTTGTTCTTGTCCAGGCACCCCGCGAAATTGCGCCAAAGGTAGCTGGAATCCGCATTCAACCTCAGGAAATATGCAAGGTAGAAACAAATTACACTCATACAGTAGCCGACGAAACGATTGTGTGCCGGTGTGAAAGGGTGAGTGCCGGAGAAATTCGCGCATTAATTCGAGAAGGATATCGCGACATCAATGAAATTAAAGCCACTACCAGAGCAGGTATGGGAGCCTGTGGTTCCAAGACATGTTCTCCGCTCATACTTCGTATTTTCCGTGAGGAAGGAATCCCATTGAATGAAATTACCCTTTCTTCCAAACGTCCCCTGTTTGTGGAAGTCCCTTTAGGGCTTTTTGCTGGGACTCATAGAGAAGAAACTCAGGAGGAAAGCCATGAATAA
- a CDS encoding NAD(P)/FAD-dependent oxidoreductase: MNNASTHYDVIVIGAGSVGTPTALSLAKAGLKVLVLDALPSAGQGSNKHAIGGIRATHSDPAKIRLCLRSIEIFSTWKEIYGDDIEWHKGGYVFVAYREQEERTLKELLRKQQSYGLNISWLDANDLVKLIPYLNREGLIGGTYSPDDGSASPLLSIHAFYKHARQYGAEFHFNEPVMEMIVRGGKIQGVKTTKGTYNAKVVVNAAGAWAKSLGNLVGLTIPVQPDSHEAAITEPVQRLFDPMVVDIRPAKGSANFYFYQHKTGQILFCITPSPNIWGFDTRETSSFLPMVSKRIVEVMPSLQHIRVRRTWRGLYPMTPDGFPIVGWSKEVEGFLLAVGMCGQGYMLGPGLGELLTRMVIQSPLPQDDEILSILSPYREFAGQEKLK, from the coding sequence ATGAATAACGCTTCTACTCATTACGATGTCATTGTCATTGGAGCGGGTTCGGTAGGCACTCCTACAGCACTCTCCCTGGCGAAAGCCGGCTTAAAAGTACTGGTTCTGGATGCCTTACCTTCTGCAGGACAGGGCTCCAACAAACACGCCATTGGAGGAATTCGAGCAACCCATTCTGACCCGGCAAAAATTCGCCTGTGTTTGCGAAGTATCGAAATATTCTCCACATGGAAAGAGATTTACGGAGACGATATTGAGTGGCATAAAGGGGGATATGTTTTTGTAGCGTACCGAGAGCAGGAAGAACGTACCCTCAAAGAGCTCTTACGAAAACAACAATCCTATGGATTAAATATTTCCTGGCTCGACGCCAATGATTTGGTTAAATTGATACCTTACCTCAACAGAGAAGGGCTGATTGGCGGTACGTATTCTCCAGATGATGGCAGTGCTTCTCCGCTCTTATCCATACACGCCTTTTACAAACATGCGCGGCAATATGGTGCAGAATTCCATTTCAACGAACCCGTGATGGAAATGATTGTGCGGGGGGGGAAGATTCAAGGGGTGAAGACCACCAAAGGAACCTATAATGCAAAGGTGGTTGTGAATGCTGCTGGGGCGTGGGCAAAATCCCTGGGGAATCTGGTGGGATTAACAATTCCTGTTCAACCTGACTCTCATGAAGCAGCCATTACCGAACCAGTCCAACGCCTGTTTGACCCCATGGTTGTGGACATTCGTCCCGCTAAAGGATCGGCAAACTTTTATTTCTATCAGCACAAAACGGGGCAAATCCTCTTTTGCATCACACCAAGTCCAAATATTTGGGGATTCGATACCCGGGAGACCAGTTCCTTTCTCCCAATGGTATCCAAGCGAATCGTTGAAGTCATGCCCAGTCTGCAACACATTCGGGTCAGAAGAACCTGGCGAGGGCTTTATCCAATGACTCCAGATGGCTTTCCAATTGTTGGCTGGTCAAAAGAGGTAGAAGGTTTTCTATTGGCTGTAGGCATGTGCGGGCAGGGATATATGTTAGGTCCGGGGTTAGGAGAACTGCTTACCAGAATGGTCATCCAATCACCCTTGCCACAGGATGATGAAATTCTCTCTATCCTATCCCCATATAGAGAATTTGCCGGGCAAGAAAAACTTAAGTAA
- a CDS encoding RelA/SpoT family protein: MTLESLLNQLPESYSAADREMICKAYQLAEKAHEGQKRLSGEPYITHCEAVAAILADIRVPPTLVIAGLLHDTVEDTPITLEDIRREFGDEIAKLVDGVTKLTHLPRVSRDDQYASEVEEYGLALETTEDTRRKQLAQETLRKTFLAMGEDIRVVLIKLADRLHNMRTLGYMPENKRRRIAQETLDIFAPLANRLGIWQIKWELEDLAFRYVNPEKYKEIAELLAQKRADREKQIQEIISRLRTILEQAGIQAEITGRPKHIYSIYKKMVEKSRSFDSLMDLRGVRLIVPTTQDCYAALGIIHTHWRPIPHEFDDYIAAPKDNNYQSLHTAVIYDDGKPLEVQIRTPEMDQNAEYGIAAHWRYKEKHGKLEEDYEQRVNLLRRLMDWRQEVTDAAEFMDGVRTDVFKDRVYVFTPKGDIIDLPQGSTPIDFAYHVHTEIGHRCRGAKVNGKLVTLDYELKTGDQVEILTAKHGGPSRDWLNPNLGLTKTQRARAKIRAWFKWQDREQNLNHGKSILDRELRRLGLEIDPQKLAEAFNMKTPEDLYVAIGCGDISLGKIVNKLVDFGKEKITDPLLAPTIQQESKSASAATVTVLGLKGILTSFAKCCKPIPGDDIIGYITRGRGVTIHRQDCPNVLRLSERERLIKVSWGTAPKTYPIPVEIKAYDRQGLMGDISQVLAEENINILDVNLKVSHHIATIHLTLEIGDIAQLSRVLTRIENLPNVTEAHRVKPG, from the coding sequence ATGACACTAGAGTCTTTGCTCAATCAATTGCCGGAAAGTTACTCTGCTGCAGACCGTGAGATGATCTGTAAGGCATATCAATTGGCAGAGAAAGCCCATGAAGGGCAAAAGCGCCTTTCCGGTGAGCCATACATCACTCACTGTGAAGCAGTAGCGGCGATTCTAGCAGATATTCGCGTGCCTCCCACCTTGGTGATAGCAGGGTTGTTACATGATACTGTTGAAGACACCCCGATAACCCTTGAAGACATCCGCCGGGAGTTCGGAGACGAAATTGCCAAACTGGTTGATGGAGTCACCAAACTCACCCATCTCCCCAGAGTATCCAGAGATGACCAGTATGCCTCGGAAGTCGAAGAGTACGGACTGGCTCTTGAAACAACCGAAGATACTCGAAGAAAACAACTGGCACAAGAGACTTTAAGAAAAACGTTCCTGGCCATGGGGGAAGATATTCGGGTGGTCTTAATCAAACTGGCTGACCGCCTGCACAACATGCGCACACTGGGTTACATGCCAGAAAATAAACGCCGACGGATTGCTCAGGAAACCCTGGATATTTTTGCCCCACTGGCAAACCGTCTGGGAATCTGGCAAATCAAATGGGAACTCGAAGACCTGGCTTTTCGGTATGTTAATCCCGAAAAATACAAAGAAATTGCCGAACTATTAGCCCAGAAAAGGGCTGATCGCGAAAAACAAATCCAGGAAATCATCTCGCGCTTGAGAACGATTTTGGAGCAAGCGGGCATTCAAGCAGAAATCACCGGCCGCCCAAAACACATTTACTCCATCTATAAGAAAATGGTAGAAAAGTCGCGTTCTTTCGACTCACTGATGGACTTAAGGGGCGTACGGCTGATTGTCCCTACGACTCAGGATTGTTATGCAGCGCTGGGAATCATTCATACCCACTGGCGGCCCATTCCCCATGAGTTTGATGATTATATTGCCGCACCTAAAGATAATAATTATCAATCCCTCCATACTGCCGTGATTTATGACGACGGCAAACCCCTGGAAGTGCAAATTCGCACGCCTGAGATGGACCAAAATGCCGAATATGGCATCGCCGCACACTGGCGCTACAAAGAAAAACATGGGAAATTGGAAGAAGATTACGAACAACGGGTAAATTTGCTCCGCCGATTAATGGATTGGCGCCAAGAGGTTACAGATGCCGCTGAGTTTATGGATGGCGTGCGAACCGATGTTTTTAAGGATCGGGTATATGTCTTCACCCCCAAGGGAGACATTATTGACTTACCACAGGGTTCTACCCCGATTGATTTTGCCTATCACGTACATACGGAAATTGGCCACCGCTGTCGGGGAGCAAAAGTTAATGGGAAACTGGTCACCCTGGATTATGAATTAAAAACCGGTGACCAAGTGGAGATTCTGACTGCCAAGCATGGTGGGCCTAGCCGAGATTGGCTAAATCCGAATTTAGGTTTGACAAAAACCCAACGCGCCAGAGCAAAAATCCGTGCATGGTTCAAGTGGCAGGATCGGGAACAGAATCTCAACCATGGAAAAAGTATTCTGGATCGGGAATTACGCCGGCTTGGGCTGGAGATTGATCCGCAAAAGTTAGCCGAAGCCTTCAACATGAAAACTCCCGAGGACTTGTACGTAGCAATTGGTTGCGGGGATATTTCTCTAGGAAAAATTGTCAATAAACTGGTGGATTTTGGGAAAGAAAAGATTACCGATCCCCTCCTTGCGCCAACCATCCAACAGGAAAGCAAATCAGCCTCTGCTGCCACGGTAACAGTATTGGGTCTGAAAGGAATTTTGACCTCTTTCGCAAAGTGCTGTAAACCCATTCCCGGGGATGATATTATTGGTTACATTACCCGAGGGCGAGGTGTAACCATTCATCGACAAGACTGCCCGAACGTTCTACGCCTCAGTGAGCGGGAGCGATTGATTAAGGTATCATGGGGAACAGCGCCCAAGACATATCCTATTCCGGTAGAGATTAAAGCCTATGATCGACAGGGTTTAATGGGAGATATTTCTCAAGTTCTTGCGGAAGAAAACATCAATATTCTCGACGTGAATCTGAAAGTAAGTCATCACATAGCCACGATTCATCTCACCCTGGAGATTGGGGATATTGCACAATTAAGTCGGGTACTGACCCGGATTGAGAACCTTCCGAATGTTACCGAAGCCCACCGTGTAAAACCTGGATAA
- a CDS encoding molybdopterin molybdotransferase MoeA, with translation MMNSLISVQEAQERILRFFDTLPIETIALENALGLVLAEDIHAPFDLPPFTSSSMDGFALRSEDIRTASPENPVTLRVIQDIPAGTFPNIPVLPGEAARIMTGAPIPMGVDCVVPVENTNAFNLKGTGLPDTVQIVSPVAPGQYLRPKGQDLQTGDVVLRAGTQITPQDIGLLASMGKTEVRVYPRPQVILFSSGNEIVPPASPLEPGKIYDSNLPMLTAMLKANGAVAVPLGTLRDDPQEILKSLERATQQKPAFILTSAGVSVGTYDFVRKVVEENGSLDFWRVNMRPGKPLAFGFFRDVPFIGLPGNPVSSFVGFTVFVIPVLRKLMGFPPSPPPTFTAILEENVESDGRESYLRGNVIFTPTGYRAHLEGHQGSGNLASLSKANALLILPSGVKSLPAGTEVKFWFIR, from the coding sequence ATGATGAATTCACTGATCTCGGTACAAGAAGCCCAGGAACGCATTCTGCGTTTCTTTGATACCCTCCCCATAGAAACAATTGCATTAGAAAACGCGCTTGGTTTGGTGCTTGCAGAAGACATCCATGCCCCTTTTGATCTACCTCCCTTCACCAGCTCCAGCATGGATGGTTTTGCCTTACGCTCCGAAGATATTCGCACTGCATCCCCAGAAAATCCTGTCACCTTAAGAGTTATTCAGGATATCCCCGCTGGAACATTCCCGAATATCCCTGTTCTTCCAGGTGAAGCTGCGCGAATCATGACAGGCGCCCCTATACCCATGGGCGTAGATTGCGTAGTACCAGTTGAAAATACAAATGCATTTAATCTAAAGGGAACAGGGCTACCCGATACAGTACAAATTGTGTCTCCAGTTGCTCCCGGGCAATACTTGCGCCCTAAAGGGCAAGATCTTCAAACGGGAGATGTTGTCCTTCGTGCTGGCACACAAATTACTCCTCAAGATATTGGTCTCCTGGCTTCAATGGGCAAAACAGAAGTGAGGGTTTATCCCCGTCCTCAAGTAATCCTCTTCTCTTCCGGGAATGAAATCGTCCCTCCAGCATCTCCTTTAGAACCCGGGAAAATCTATGACTCCAATCTTCCGATGCTCACAGCCATGCTTAAAGCCAATGGCGCTGTGGCCGTCCCATTAGGAACTTTAAGGGACGATCCGCAAGAAATTTTGAAATCTCTAGAACGCGCAACCCAACAAAAACCTGCTTTTATTCTGACCTCGGCGGGGGTTTCGGTAGGTACATATGATTTTGTGCGAAAGGTGGTCGAAGAAAACGGCTCTCTGGATTTCTGGCGAGTCAATATGCGCCCCGGCAAACCCCTTGCCTTTGGTTTTTTCCGAGATGTTCCATTCATAGGCTTGCCCGGCAACCCTGTATCTTCCTTTGTGGGGTTTACGGTTTTTGTAATCCCTGTGCTCCGCAAGTTAATGGGCTTTCCTCCTTCACCCCCTCCCACTTTTACTGCCATCCTCGAAGAAAACGTTGAATCAGACGGCAGAGAAAGTTATTTACGGGGAAACGTAATATTCACTCCAACGGGTTATCGAGCACACTTAGAAGGGCATCAGGGGTCAGGAAATCTTGCCTCCCTGTCCAAAGCAAATGCTTTACTGATTCTGCCCTCTGGGGTAAAATCTCTCCCCGCTGGAACAGAGGTAAAATTTTGGTTCATTCGGTAA
- a CDS encoding DUF1540 domain-containing protein, which produces MPRIRCHYLDCVFWDEGYCSAAQVEIDPDKGCLTYSPNPESSAEDVWDETEEDLEEWDELELEEGEEDEDLWVDEDEEDY; this is translated from the coding sequence ATGCCGCGAATTCGATGCCATTACCTGGATTGTGTTTTTTGGGATGAAGGTTACTGCAGTGCAGCCCAGGTTGAAATTGATCCCGATAAAGGTTGCCTGACTTATAGCCCCAACCCGGAATCCTCGGCAGAAGATGTTTGGGATGAAACCGAGGAAGACCTGGAAGAATGGGACGAACTCGAACTCGAAGAGGGAGAAGAGGACGAGGACCTTTGGGTTGACGAAGACGAAGAAGATTACTAA
- a CDS encoding MFS transporter: MQTEKAKHHRFNFVVNILDGAMFGMALGFASFSTVIPLFISTLSDSAIFIGMVSAVHVLGWQLPQLFIAPWLANKERMKPLVMIFTLQERLPFLGLAVVAFLLPSIGDTWGIVLAFVMLTWQAIGGGLTANPWQLMIHKIIFPEVLTTFFGIQAAALNLFAAVGAVFSGLILDRIPYPHNFALTFLIAGFWLAVSYAFINATKEPKGEANGAEAQFSSLWNAIITITRTDTNFNAVLGVRILGTIGMMGTAFYSVYAVNQLGASKTEAGILTSVLMISSVLTNLLLGWLADHWGHKKVLEIGGVAMFLSALLAALAPSFAWFYPVMFFTGISNTAMWTIMMAFVLTFGEEHQKPLYVGMANTLITPFTFAAPIFGGWLANLFGYPVVFWVSAIVSILCLGVLHFFVRERRSHRTEQV, translated from the coding sequence ATGCAAACTGAAAAAGCAAAGCATCATCGCTTCAATTTCGTGGTGAACATTCTGGACGGTGCCATGTTTGGTATGGCTCTGGGATTTGCATCTTTTTCAACCGTCATTCCTCTCTTTATTTCCACCCTCTCGGATTCGGCTATTTTTATCGGGATGGTTTCTGCCGTTCACGTACTTGGCTGGCAACTTCCACAGTTATTTATTGCGCCATGGTTGGCAAACAAAGAGCGCATGAAACCCCTGGTCATGATATTTACTTTGCAAGAACGATTACCTTTTTTAGGATTGGCAGTAGTCGCCTTCCTTCTCCCTTCAATTGGAGACACATGGGGTATCGTCCTAGCATTTGTCATGTTGACATGGCAAGCCATTGGAGGGGGCTTAACAGCCAATCCCTGGCAATTGATGATTCACAAAATCATCTTTCCAGAAGTGCTCACAACTTTTTTCGGCATCCAGGCGGCTGCTTTGAACCTGTTTGCTGCAGTTGGGGCTGTTTTTTCCGGCTTAATCCTTGACCGTATTCCCTATCCTCACAATTTTGCACTTACATTTCTGATTGCCGGATTCTGGTTGGCTGTGTCCTATGCTTTTATCAATGCCACAAAAGAACCTAAAGGAGAAGCCAACGGGGCAGAAGCGCAGTTTTCCTCTCTTTGGAACGCAATCATTACAATCACCCGTACAGACACCAACTTCAATGCGGTTCTGGGAGTACGAATCTTGGGAACCATCGGAATGATGGGGACTGCATTCTACAGTGTATACGCCGTCAATCAACTTGGAGCCTCCAAAACTGAAGCGGGAATTTTAACCAGCGTCCTGATGATTTCTTCAGTGCTAACAAATTTGCTCTTGGGATGGTTAGCGGACCACTGGGGACATAAAAAAGTTTTAGAAATTGGAGGCGTTGCCATGTTCCTCAGCGCTCTTCTTGCCGCTCTTGCTCCCTCATTTGCCTGGTTTTACCCGGTAATGTTCTTCACCGGAATATCCAATACTGCCATGTGGACAATTATGATGGCTTTTGTGCTGACATTCGGAGAAGAACACCAAAAACCCCTTTATGTGGGAATGGCAAATACTCTGATTACTCCATTCACCTTTGCCGCCCCTATTTTTGGAGGGTGGCTGGCTAATTTGTTTGGATATCCTGTAGTTTTTTGGGTCTCTGCAATCGTATCCATCCTGTGTTTGGGTGTCCTTCACTTTTTTGTTCGAGAAAGAAGAAGCCATAGAACAGAGCAGGTATGA
- a CDS encoding class I SAM-dependent methyltransferase, with translation MNWRKRILYFLFDLLYHPFAWAYDFVAAIVSLNSWQKWVTSIIPFLPGETVLELGCGTGYLMRALRSSRKIIGIDLSPQMIRQTRKRVNIHNNAFPFLIQADGRAIPLKKETFDHVVATFPAPYLFEEATLRSVQFALKPGGSMVVLLSAVPPLISPLEHIHSWVMRKGGVFEASQVFFNIIREKAQQAGLTPVHLEWTPCLSGKILVLVAVKSVQTC, from the coding sequence ATGAATTGGAGAAAACGGATTCTGTATTTTCTTTTTGACTTGCTTTACCATCCATTTGCCTGGGCTTATGATTTCGTTGCGGCTATTGTCTCGCTAAATTCCTGGCAGAAGTGGGTAACAAGCATCATTCCCTTCCTGCCTGGCGAGACCGTTCTTGAGTTGGGATGTGGCACCGGCTACTTAATGCGCGCCCTGAGAAGTTCCAGGAAGATTATTGGGATCGATCTGTCGCCTCAGATGATTCGTCAAACCAGAAAGCGGGTAAACATACACAACAACGCCTTTCCATTTCTCATCCAAGCAGACGGACGGGCAATTCCCTTAAAGAAAGAAACCTTTGACCACGTTGTTGCCACCTTTCCCGCCCCTTATCTGTTCGAAGAAGCCACTTTAAGAAGCGTTCAATTTGCTCTCAAGCCAGGCGGAAGTATGGTCGTTTTACTTTCGGCTGTTCCACCCCTGATCAGCCCTCTAGAACACATTCATTCCTGGGTAATGAGAAAGGGTGGCGTTTTTGAGGCTTCTCAAGTATTTTTCAATATTATTCGAGAAAAAGCGCAACAGGCAGGACTTACACCGGTACATCTGGAATGGACGCCCTGTCTTTCTGGAAAGATTTTGGTATTGGTTGCAGTAAAATCTGTTCAAACCTGTTAA
- a CDS encoding PP2C family protein-serine/threonine phosphatase, with product MEIQIAVAKTNKYAVSESGDTLEVIERPNGGVSVVLADGQTSGKAAKAISSMVVRKVIALLAEGVRDGAAARAASDYLYTEKNGKVSATLNILSADLQTNTIVIARNNHCPIYVARGEMIETLISEAPAIGTSRNIRPDISEIPLEGGTTVVMFTDGVLHAGERYGESLDIPTILGSFLEDQEPPAQVIADSLLAQAIQLDQNRPNDDMSVVVLRVLHHKQDLIRRMIVRLPVGPDENEF from the coding sequence ATGGAAATTCAAATCGCGGTTGCCAAGACCAATAAATACGCCGTTAGTGAGAGTGGCGATACCCTTGAAGTGATTGAACGCCCGAACGGAGGCGTTTCGGTTGTTCTTGCAGACGGACAAACTTCCGGCAAAGCGGCAAAAGCCATTTCCTCGATGGTGGTTCGCAAGGTCATTGCCCTTCTCGCCGAAGGGGTACGCGATGGTGCTGCCGCCCGCGCAGCATCAGACTACCTTTACACGGAAAAGAACGGGAAAGTCTCTGCTACATTGAATATTCTTTCTGCAGATTTACAAACCAATACAATTGTAATTGCCAGAAACAACCATTGCCCCATTTATGTGGCTCGTGGAGAAATGATTGAGACACTGATCTCCGAAGCACCGGCAATTGGAACTTCTCGAAACATTCGCCCGGATATTTCCGAAATTCCACTGGAGGGTGGGACAACGGTGGTGATGTTTACCGATGGTGTACTCCACGCCGGCGAGCGCTACGGAGAAAGTTTGGACATCCCCACCATTTTAGGGTCTTTCCTGGAGGACCAGGAACCACCGGCTCAGGTGATTGCCGATTCTCTGCTTGCCCAAGCCATACAACTGGATCAGAACCGTCCCAACGACGATATGAGTGTTGTGGTCCTCAGGGTTTTACATCACAAACAAGACCTGATCAGGCGAATGATTGTCCGCTTACCTGTAGGGCCGGACGAAAACGAATTCTAA
- a CDS encoding potassium channel family protein produces MRGNKKPSFFRSLRASWRDTVLLFREFRLPLFVFLGILFAGGVSYHTLSQSTDSPTQSLSEALYTVLTLIFLQPIQPYPKSWYLQIFYFLMPLLGLSVLAQGLTEFGILFFNRRARNKEWQMAVASTYHKHIILVGLGHLGTRVVTLLRDLDEDTVVIEIAPRPDLKSLLHRLDIPLIEDDATREEVLLAAGVSRAKAIMLLTQNDSLNLEMALKARKINPGIQVIVRIFDDEFADSLQKQFGFQAFSATGLAAPIFAATAAGIDMTPPISIEGKPHTLAKILVSPSSHLIDKTINQIEEQFRVSVVFLQQNGQMVFHPEGGLKVVEGSTLAIFGPPGQIHQIVNENH; encoded by the coding sequence ATGAGAGGGAACAAGAAGCCCTCATTCTTTCGTTCTTTACGCGCCTCATGGCGTGATACTGTACTTCTGTTCCGGGAGTTCCGTCTTCCTCTTTTTGTCTTCCTGGGGATTTTGTTTGCTGGGGGAGTTAGTTATCACACACTCTCGCAATCCACTGATTCCCCCACCCAATCGCTATCCGAAGCCCTGTATACTGTATTAACTCTCATCTTTCTCCAACCTATTCAGCCTTACCCCAAGTCCTGGTATCTGCAAATCTTCTATTTCCTTATGCCCTTGCTGGGGCTGAGTGTGCTGGCACAAGGGCTGACCGAATTTGGGATTTTGTTCTTCAACCGTCGTGCAAGAAATAAGGAATGGCAAATGGCCGTAGCATCTACATATCATAAACATATCATCCTTGTTGGATTGGGGCATCTGGGAACTCGGGTTGTCACACTTTTAAGAGACCTGGATGAAGATACCGTAGTGATAGAAATTGCACCTCGCCCTGATCTCAAGAGTCTGTTGCACCGCCTGGATATCCCGTTGATAGAAGATGACGCTACAAGAGAGGAAGTTCTGCTGGCGGCAGGAGTTTCTCGGGCTAAAGCCATCATGCTACTCACCCAAAACGACAGTCTCAATCTTGAAATGGCTCTTAAAGCCAGAAAGATTAATCCTGGTATCCAGGTCATCGTACGCATTTTTGATGATGAATTTGCGGACTCACTCCAGAAACAATTTGGATTTCAAGCCTTCAGCGCCACAGGACTTGCCGCTCCTATCTTTGCGGCTACTGCCGCAGGAATTGATATGACGCCTCCCATCAGCATAGAAGGAAAGCCTCATACCCTTGCTAAAATTCTGGTTTCTCCCTCTTCTCACCTGATTGACAAAACCATTAACCAAATTGAGGAACAATTTCGCGTAAGTGTGGTGTTTTTACAACAGAACGGTCAAATGGTTTTTCATCCTGAAGGCGGTCTCAAAGTTGTTGAAGGATCTACATTAGCCATCTTTGGACCACCAGGGCAAATTCATCAGATTGTGAATGAAAACCATTAA